The nucleotide window GCGGCCCGTATAGTGATCGCATGGCGGAGCAGCGGGACGAAACGGCGGCGGACCGGTTCGTGGAGCGGTTCGCGGCCGAGCTGACCCAGGCGGGGATGCAGCGGATGTCCTCCCGGGTCTTCGCCGCGCTGCTGGCCAGCGACTCGGGCATGCTCACCTCCGCCGAGCTGGGCGAACGGCTGCGGATCAGCCCGGCCGCGGTCTCCGGCGCGGTCCGCTACCTCGCCCAGGTCGGCCTCATCAGCCGGGAACGCGAACCCGGCTCCCGGCGCGAGCGCTACCGGGTCCACCCCGACCAGTGGTACGAGACGTTCCTGCGCCGCGACCAGATGCTCACCCGCTGGGAGAGCACGCTGTGGGAGGGGGCCGAGGCGCTCGGGCCCGGCACCCCGGCCGGGGAACGGATCGCCGAGACCGCCGAGTTCTTCGCCTTCCTCCAGCAGGAGATCGCCGCCTCCATGGACCGCTGGCGGGAGCAGCGGGAACGCGGCGCCGCCGGTCAGCCCGCCGGGTGGGGCACCGTCAGCCGCCAGGCGGCCGGCTCCACGGTCCAGGTGCGGCGGCGCACCGGGCCGGCCGGGGAGTCGTCGGCCCGGTAGCGGAAGTCGCGGCCGGAGACGGTGACCGCGCGGGCCCGCACCCGTACCGGCCGTTCGTCGTGCGGGCGGTGGACGAGGACCTCGGCGAGGCCGTCCGCCGGAACCCGCACCGAGACCTCGTGCAGCGGACGGTCAAGATCGGTCAGGACGACGCCGTCGGCCTCCACCCGCAGCCGGTGGACGCCGTCCGGGGCGGGGCGGGCGGGCAGCGGACCGGTCAGCGCGCGCAGCAGGGTGCGCGCCCCCCGGCCCGGCCAGCGCCCCGGGCCGGCCGGACGGTCCGGCTGCGGGCCGGGGATGCGCAGCCCGCTGAGCACGATGCCGCCGCTGTCGTCCACCAGCAGGTCGACCGG belongs to Streptantibioticus cattleyicolor NRRL 8057 = DSM 46488 and includes:
- a CDS encoding GbsR/MarR family transcriptional regulator, producing MAEQRDETAADRFVERFAAELTQAGMQRMSSRVFAALLASDSGMLTSAELGERLRISPAAVSGAVRYLAQVGLISREREPGSRRERYRVHPDQWYETFLRRDQMLTRWESTLWEGAEALGPGTPAGERIAETAEFFAFLQQEIAASMDRWREQRERGAAGQPAGWGTVSRQAAGSTVQVRRRTGPAGESSAR
- a CDS encoding diacylglycerol kinase family protein, with product MVIDPAARTTDGESVRIAQDVLRAGAPSLKICLPESGEELRRVLAHRGRRHPVVVGDDRALLHTVRILHRQRALGEAPLSLVPVGQRPRLAVARALGVPQSAVAAARAVLDGAERPVDLLVDDSGGIVLSGLRIPGPQPDRPAGPGRWPGRGARTLLRALTGPLPARPAPDGVHRLRVEADGVVLTDLDRPLHEVSVRVPADGLAEVLVHRPHDERPVRVRARAVTVSGRDFRYRADDSPAGPVRRRTWTVEPAAWRLTVPHPAG